The Gopherus evgoodei ecotype Sinaloan lineage chromosome 4, rGopEvg1_v1.p, whole genome shotgun sequence nucleotide sequence CAATACcctggacaaaccttactgaattaactTTAAGTGCCCTAGAAGTTCATGGTATTAAACAGGCAGATGTTTCCCGATTCATGTGGGATTGCCTAGACCAGCTCTAGAGGGATCCTGGCTAACCTAAACTCTGGAAAGTGTTTGAAAGACTCTGGAACAACAGGTGCTGGCCCAATGCCCCAGagcagcactagggggcactgtgctgcagggagcagagtgaggGCTCAATGGAAGGCACTCCCCCATTGCCATCAGTCTGACCCCAAAGCCCCAGTGCAGCCCCAGGGGGTGCAGTGCTGTAATGGGAGGGGATcaatggggggggggcgctctctATCCTCTGAGTGCCAATAACCGAGGGTGGCAAAAATCtactccaggggtaggcaacccaaTGCACacatgctgaaggcggcatgcgagctgattttcagtgacactcacactgcctgggtcctggccactgctctggggggctctgcattttcatttaattttaaatgaagcttcttaaacatttaaaaacccttatttactttacatacaacaatagacttatagaaagagaccttctaaaaaggttaaaatgtattactagccctcgaaaccttaaattaccatgaataaatgaagacttggcacagcacttctgaaaggctgctgacccctgctctactcTAATAATTTCGTGGTGGGACTGAGAgctaggacacctgggttctgtcctcagctctgaatgggaagtgggatctagtgggttagagcaggggggagcagagaactaggactcctgggttccctgcccagctctaggAGGGCAACACCGGGCAGTGGTCCAGGGACATCCGCTCACCCCAAGGTGGGTGTGAGGTGCCCTTCCAGCAGCGGGGGACATGCTCTGCCCATTCCAGGCTGCCCTGTGTCATTTCCTACTTGCGCCATCTCCCCCCTACATCCCTTCCAAGGAGAGTGAGAGTCGATGTGGGCATCTGGGGCCAGCTCTCCCCCCACAGGGGATGCCCATGGCCTTCCAGGGGGTGGCCCTGCCATCGGGAGCTGCTGCCCTAAGGGAGACATGTCCAGACTGGCGCCCCTTTCTCCTCTTTCCCACCGTCcccctctttccttccctcctttctctttctgctccctggttttctctctccctccctccctctgtccgtGCCCCACCCCGTGGATGTAACTCATCCCTTCCCTGAAATTCCACCCCCAGCCGTGCTAGGCTGGGCTGGGGTGTGACCCTGTGTATAAAAGGAGCTGTGAGGAGCCCTTCACCCCTGCAGTGTGACCTTTCCCCACCAGGCACagagcaggtgagagctgctCACTGCTGAGCATCCctaggggcctgtcccctctagaggCATCAGCTCCAGGGGGTGGGAGATTGGGTGTGGGCCTTTCCTCTCTACGGCACaggctctgatctggccccacATTGGGGCCTGGCTGGCTCAAGGCAAGGGAGTTGAACCCAGTCTCTCCAATCCTCCTTCCAGGTTGCTCTCAGCAAGTGACATCGGAGACATGAATACCACCTGGGTCCAGCACCTCATTGTCCTGGGGATGCTGCTGGGAGCCGGCTACACCAGTACGGATACGGCAGGTAACACTgctccccatcctgcccctgaTCCTGCTCTAAAGTCACCCTCCCTGCATGGGCCAAgccaaggggagggggcagcaggatgTGGTTATTTATTGGccacttcccagctctgaccccttcccccacctctctctctctctctcctgcagatACCTGGTGCTACGAAGACCCAAAATGTGGTAAGAGAACTCATCCATCCCCTGTGACATAGATATTCATGCTCTGGCCTCACCCAACTCTGGAGTTAATTACTGTTTTCCCACATTTGTATGGgcgggaaaactgaggcacagagaagggcagtGTCAGTGTtccagagacaggaatagaacccaggaatcctcattcccagtcccacacccctgctctaaaccagaAGACTCCAACCTCCTCTCAGAGCCACGTGTAAAACCCAGGAGactcccctgctctaactcacTGGACAGCATTCCTCATCCAGAAGTGCAGcaaggacccaggagtcctgactcccagttccccCATTTTATTCtaccagagcccactcccctgccagagttagggaaagaacccaggaatcctggctccaggtctaAAATTTACATcatgcagcctcctctggggtgggCAACAGCAGCTGATTAACATTCTGACTCCtcctccatttccccctccttGTTGGCTTCTCCCCTCTCTGCAGGTCCAGAGACATGGGCGGCTCTGGGACACTGTAGTGGTACCAGGCAGTCCCCGATCAACATCGTCACCCCTGCGGCTGTCCACAATCCCCACCTGGGGGCTGTGTCCCTCGCTGGCTATGGGGATGCCAGGAAGCTTACCTTCATGGAAAACACGGGGAAGACAGGTAGGTAcggagtatcagagggggagccgtgttagtctggatctgtaaaaagcagcaaagagtcctgtggcgccttatagactaacagacatattggagcatgagctttcatgggtgaatacccacttcgtcagacacatgtcaGGTAGGTACAGACAGCCCCCTAAAGCGAGCACCCTGCGCTGCCGtgccggatgcctgggttccagaGCCAGAACTAGGCACTTTAGCACCTGTCATGAGCAAAGATATTTGTATCCCCGGAGGCGACAtgttggggggcaggcagggtccgTGCACCCCCCTCAATTTtgccttccatttagcacagaAGGGGAGAGACGCTGTCCCCCCAACCTGCCTGGGGAGCACCTGGCTGTGCAGAGGTGGCCTGGCTCAGTGCACAGGGCAGGGAGGCACCCCGGCTCCCACAGCTCAGAGAGCCAGGGGCCCACCAGCTTCTGATCCAccagctcctggcaggaggcAACAGTTTTCAGACAGTGGGGCACAGCTGGCTGGCAGCCCCGCTCACCCCGCCCATGTAACAGCCCtgctgggtcccattccccaccctcgtCTCTCCCCCAGCTCACAGCTGCCACTccagacgcctgggtcccattccctgtgttggtctctctcccctctctacAGTGTACGTGCATTTAGCGGATGGGCTCCATCTCAGCGCCCAGGGGCTACCAGCTATCTACACAGCCAAATCCTTCCACCTGCACTGGGGCCAGGGGGCAGCCCGGCCTGGCTCAGAGCATTACATCAATCACAAACGGTTCTCCATGGAGGTGAGAGAGGCAGAGGGCGCAGCactggccccaatgccccagtgcagAACTAGGGGCACTGTGAGgtctggagcaggctggggggccTCAGCAcagggtgctgtgctgcaaggagcaggcatcaggctcagtagggggcgctgtgctgcagggagcagtcaggggttTGGCGGGGGGTACTGTGCTTCAGGTTCAGGGGGCACAGTAGGGGTGccatgctgcaggggatgggcagaggttcagtagggggcgctgtactgcagggggcaggcagggggctcagtagggggcgctgtgctgcagggagtgggtgggggctaAGCAGGGGGCgctatgctgcagggagcaggcatgggaatcagcagggggcgctgtgatgcagggaccagcaggggcctccatagggggcgctctccaatttttctctctctccccctttagCTCCACATTGTTCATACCAAGAACAACCTGAGCATGGATGACGCCCTCAAGGATCCCGAGGGAATTGCTGTGCTGGCCTTCTTCCTCCAGGTGAGGCAGTGTGGGGCGATgtgcccggactcctgggttctatccccagctcggGACAGGCAGCGAGGTTTAATAAGTTAgaacagtgggggctgggagcaggactcctgggttctttgggTGGGAAGTGGTATCTAATGATTTGAGGAGGGGCTGGAGTCTTACTCTGAGTCACTCTAGgactcccagccctccccatgcctcagtttccctatttgctGTACTCATGTGATCTTGTCCCTCAGGCAACAGCCCATGCACGCCCCTCCCACTCCTGGGATTCCTTCACTCAGCACTTGAAGAAGGTGGCTCTGAAGGGTGAGTATCCCCTGAACTGGGGTGCGGGAGAGGTGGATTACGGCTGGCCTAgcactggagctggggacagtACAGCTCTGTGCCACCAGGTGGGAGAGAGAATAATGGAtgcaaggagtggggtgggggcaaggaaTCCGGGCTATTGGGTTCTGTCCCTAAGCTGGCAGaagagtgggatctagtgggttagagcaggggggttgggagctaggactcctgggttctatctccagctATGGGAGGGGCCGAGCTGGGCCCTCACTTTCCCTCTGCCCTTCCAGGGAAGAAAACGAATCTGGACGGCTCCTTCTCCCTGCGGGGGCTCCTGGGCTCAGTGGACCTAGCCCGCTATTACCGCTACCAGGGTTCCCTCACCACCCCCAACTGTGACAAAGTCGTGGTCTGGACTGTCTTCCCCGACCCCATCCTGGTGCCTCCTGGCGTGGTGAGtgtggaggtggagggaaaggagagagtcaggactcctgggatctCTCCCCAACTCTAGGAGacgagtggggtctagtgggttagagcagaggggcctgggagtcaggactcctgggtcttttttccagctcccctcctctgctgttcaaactctcactctctctgctcCAAAGTGATCCCCATCACAACCTTCTCAGTTCTCTCCATTGATGGGGTGTCCTCCACTCCACTCAGTAGGGTACCCCAAATTTGCCTTCCCCCTCAATTTGCCCTTCCCCAACTAATCTGTTTCCCTCCCTGCAGGTGGCTGCGTTCCCCTCCATCCTCCGCTCCACAGACTCACATGCTGGGCCCCGATTGCAGAACAACTACCGGCCTCTGCAAAGCTTTGGGGATCGCCAAGTGGAGGCCTCAGCAGCCCTCCGAGTCACCACCAGCTCCTCTTCCACCTCGCGGCCTGCAGCCTTGATCCTTCTACTCATCAGTATCGCAGCAATCACCTGGCACCTATAAGGGGACAGAGCCAGACATCTAGAAGCTTGGCCTAGGCacagggggcgctgggagccaggactcctgggttctattcctggttcagCCACAGACTCCCTATGTGACTGTCATCAAGCGCCATCCCCGCTctgggcttcagtttccccatctataacatAGGGGTAGGTTTTGCTTCACAGTCCTGGAGATCAGCATCGATCACAGTCCTCTTGGAGACTGGGTGGGAACATACCCGTCAGCTAATATAACTCAGGAGAACTGGATTGTAAGGTCGCCACCACCAGGAGTTTGGACTGAGTGGGCAGAGGGGGATTTGCTGagtagtatgtgtgtgtgtccatcttCTGTCCtaccaccccctgctggaggagtGAGCCCTGCCCCACGTATATAtatatccatccatctgtcctacTGCCCCCTAagtagtatgtgtgtgtgtccatcttCTGTCCtaccaccccctgctggaggagtGAGCCCTGCCCCACGTATATAtatatccatccatctgtcctacTGCCCCCTGATAGAGGGATGAGCcctaccctgtgtgtgtgtgtccccatccATCTGTCCTACTGCCCCCTCTGCTAGAGGGATGAGCCCTGCcccgtatgtgtgtgtgtgtgtccccatctgtctgtcgtactgccccctgctggagggatgAGCCCTGCCCCGTGTGTGctggctttcttgctttttgcctctgcttctctctctcttctatgtGTTTTCATTTGAGATGGTTATTTCCTGCAATACCCTGGACAAACCTTTCTGAATTAACTTTAAGTCCTGTAGAAGTTTATGGTATTAAACAGGCAGATGTTCCCGCATTCTTCTGGGATTGCAGGGACCCGCTCTAGAGGGAGCCAGGCTAACATAAACTCTAGGAAGTGTTTGAAAGACTCTGGAACAACGGGCCAGCTAAGGATGAACTGTTGGTTGAGTGGGATCCCTGGGAGATACTTCGGAGGACGGGAAGGCAATGTCTCACCTCCAGAGGAGAAACCCATTGTCATCTGATCTTCTGCTACGAGAGGGCAAGATCAGAGCCATGAGCTGAATAAAAGGAGGGACTCAGATTCCGGGGGgttcttgttctgagctaacagctATTATGAACCTGTGACCACAGACAAACTCCTGGGTGTGCCTTCCTGAGCCCTGGTTGTGGTTTGGGTGATCTCTGGGTAGCTTATTAGCACGCGTGTAGGTTCCTATGTTGTTCTgaatacattttctctgtaacactttcaccttaagaataaatgtgcttgctggGTGGTGACTTACCTGTAGGCACTGACGCTGGTTATAGCCTCTGAGGGGAAGGCAACGCAGATCTGCAGAGGTGGTCTGAGCTGCTGGTgaattcacagtgtaggcagggaattATGCAACCTGGAAATACACAGAAGGAAATGGGACACAGGTGTGTATCCAGGAGATGTGacggctgaggagctgggagcctcgAATGGGAGCCCTTGCTGGACCATgtgggggaaatacaggtgcagttgccctgagctGG carries:
- the LOC115651452 gene encoding carbonic anhydrase 4-like, which encodes MNTTWVQHLIVLGMLLGAGYTSTDTADTWCYEDPKCGPETWAALGHCSGTRQSPINIVTPAAVHNPHLGAVSLAGYGDARKLTFMENTGKTVYVHLADGLHLSAQGLPAIYTAKSFHLHWGQGAARPGSEHYINHKRFSMELHIVHTKNNLSMDDALKDPEGIAVLAFFLQATAHARPSHSWDSFTQHLKKVALKGKKTNLDGSFSLRGLLGSVDLARYYRYQGSLTTPNCDKVVVWTVFPDPILVPPGVVAAFPSILRSTDSHAGPRLQNNYRPLQSFGDRQVEASAALRVTTSSSSTSRPAALILLLISIAAITWHL